A stretch of DNA from Vibrio gallaecicus:
GTAATAAATTAGTTAGAATCTGCGCCATCAAATTTGGAGTTGGTTATCTTATATGTTGATTATAAGAACGCCCCAAAGGTCTTTACCAAAACTGACCAATATTTTATCTCTTACCAGTATCTAGAATAACCTAAGGTGGGAAGGTAGAAACAAGTTCTTTTTTGGCAAATATCTTTATTTTAACCCCATGAATTTGAGGAAATGGAAGCATGAATAACGCTCGTCCAATTCGCCGCGCTCTAATCAGCGTATCAGACAAAACTGGTATCGTTGAATTTGCACAAGCTCTTGCTAACCGTGGTGTAGATATCTTATCTACTGGTGGCACTGCTCGCCTGCTTGCTGAAAAAGGCATCTCTGTTACAGAAGTATCTGATTACACTGGTTTCCCAGAAATGATGGATGGCCGTGTTAAGACTCTGCACCCAAAAGTTCATGGTGGTGTTCTAGGCCGTCGTGGTCAAGATGATGACGTGATGGAAACTCACGGTATCAACCCTATCGATATGGTTGTTGTAAACCTATACCCATTCGCAGAAACCGTTGCTAAAGAAGGTTGTACCCTTGCTGACGCTGTTGAGAACATCGACATCGGTGGTCCAACAATGGTTCGCTCTGCAGCGAAAAACCACAAAGACGTAACTATCGTGGTTAACGCACACGACTACGAGCGCGTTGTTGCTGAAATGGACGCGAACGAGAAGTCTCTAACGCTAGAGACTCGCTTCGACCTCGCTATCGCAGCATTCGAGCACACAGCTTCTTACGACGGCATGATAGCAAACTACTTCGGCACTATGGTTCCATCTTACGGTGAGAACAAAGAAGGTGATGAAGAGTCTAAGTTCCCTCGTACATTCAACCAACAGTTCGAGAAGAAACAAGACATGCGCTACGGTGAGAACAGCCACCAAGCAGCCGCATTCTACGTTGAAGCGAATCCTGAAGAGGCATCAGTATCGACTGCTCGCCAAATTCAAGGTAAAGCACTTTCTTACAACAACATTGCTGACACTGACGCAGCACTTGAGTGTGTAAAAGAGTTCAGCGAGCCAGCATGTGTCATCGTTAAGCACGCTAACCCATGTGGTGTTGCACTAGGTGAAGACATCCTAGAAGCTTACGACCGTGCATTCAAAACAGATCCAACGTCTGCATTTGGCGGCATCATTGCTTTCAACCGTGAACTAGACGCAGCAACAGCAACGGCTATCACTGAGCGTCAATTCGTTGAAGTTATCATTGCACCATCTGTTTCTGCTGAAGCAGTAGCAATCGTAGCGGCTAAGAAAAATCTTCGCCTGCTTGAGTGTGGTGAGTGGACAACTAAGACAACTGGTTTTGACGTGAAACGCGTTAACGGTGGTTTGCTAGTTCAAGATCGTGACCAAGGCATGGTGTCTGAAGATGACCTGAAAGTGGTTTCTAAGCGTCAACCAACAGCTGAAGAATTGAAAGATGCTCTATTCTGCTGGAAAGTTGCTAAGTACGTTAAATCTAACGCTATCGTTTACTCGAAAGGCGACATGACTATCGGTGTAGGCGCTGGTCAGATGAGCCGCGTTTACTCAGCTAAAATCGCAGGCATCAAGGCTGCAGACGAAGGTCTACAGGTTGAAGGTTGTGTAATGGCATCTGATGCGTTCTTCCCATTCCGTGACGGTATCGACGCGGCAGCAGAAGCGGGTATCAAATGTGTAATCCAACCGGGCGGTTCTATGCGTGATGACGAAGTTATCGCTGCAGCAGACGAACACGGCATGGCGATGATCTTCACAGGCATGCGTCACTTCCGCCACTAATATTGGTTTATCTAAACGATTAGTTGCTATCGAGCCTCTCAAATTTGAGGGACTTTTAAGAATTAAAGACTTAAGGATTGAAACATGAACGTATTAATCATCGGTGCTGGCGGTAGAGAACATGCTTTGGGTTGGAAAGCAGCTCAAAATCCAAACGTTGAAACAGTATTCATTGCTCCAGGTAATGCAGGCACAGCGCTTGAGCCTAAGCTTGAGAACGTAAACATCGGCGTTGAAGACATCGCAGGTTTAGTCGCGTTTGCTCAAGAGAAAAAAATCGAACTGACTATCGTTGGCCCTGAAGCACCACTAGTTATAGGTGTGGTTGATGCCTTCCGCGAAGTGAGTCTTCCTATCTTTGGTCCAACGCAAGCAGCAGCGCAGCT
This window harbors:
- the purH gene encoding bifunctional phosphoribosylaminoimidazolecarboxamide formyltransferase/IMP cyclohydrolase; this encodes MNNARPIRRALISVSDKTGIVEFAQALANRGVDILSTGGTARLLAEKGISVTEVSDYTGFPEMMDGRVKTLHPKVHGGVLGRRGQDDDVMETHGINPIDMVVVNLYPFAETVAKEGCTLADAVENIDIGGPTMVRSAAKNHKDVTIVVNAHDYERVVAEMDANEKSLTLETRFDLAIAAFEHTASYDGMIANYFGTMVPSYGENKEGDEESKFPRTFNQQFEKKQDMRYGENSHQAAAFYVEANPEEASVSTARQIQGKALSYNNIADTDAALECVKEFSEPACVIVKHANPCGVALGEDILEAYDRAFKTDPTSAFGGIIAFNRELDAATATAITERQFVEVIIAPSVSAEAVAIVAAKKNLRLLECGEWTTKTTGFDVKRVNGGLLVQDRDQGMVSEDDLKVVSKRQPTAEELKDALFCWKVAKYVKSNAIVYSKGDMTIGVGAGQMSRVYSAKIAGIKAADEGLQVEGCVMASDAFFPFRDGIDAAAEAGIKCVIQPGGSMRDDEVIAAADEHGMAMIFTGMRHFRH